In one window of Posidoniimonas corsicana DNA:
- the rbsD gene encoding D-ribose pyranase, translating into MLKTGILNPQINSLLSRVRHTNTLVIADRGFPYWPQIETVDISLVDGLPTVLDVLRAVRPNFVIGKAWMAEEFASSNDDATRASFEQALEGITITRQPHNEFKQRIPHAIGLIRTGDTTQYANLVLESA; encoded by the coding sequence ATGCTCAAGACCGGCATCCTCAACCCGCAGATCAACTCGCTGCTGAGCCGCGTGCGGCACACCAACACGCTGGTGATCGCCGACCGGGGCTTCCCCTACTGGCCACAGATCGAAACGGTCGATATCTCGCTGGTGGACGGGCTGCCGACCGTGCTGGACGTGCTCCGTGCAGTGCGGCCGAACTTTGTCATCGGCAAGGCGTGGATGGCGGAAGAGTTCGCATCCAGCAACGACGACGCCACCCGCGCGTCGTTCGAGCAGGCGCTCGAAGGAATCACGATCACCCGCCAGCCCCACAACGAGTTCAAACAGCGGATCCCGCACGCCATCGGGCTGATCCGCACCGGCGACACCACGCAGTACGCCAACCTAGTGCTGGAGTCGGCCTAG
- the ispD gene encoding 2-C-methyl-D-erythritol 4-phosphate cytidylyltransferase, with amino-acid sequence MSRFGVILVAAGGSRRFGDKHYKKPFANLAGRAVWLHSAELFLNREDVEQLVVVIAEEDREDFDRRFGANRAIMGFDVATGGAQRADSVAAGLAKIKDTVDFVAVHDAARPCVTDKAVTSVFEAAERAGAAILAAPVSSTLKRAAPQDGHNVIAETVSRENLWAAQTPQVFARALLTRAYEQPNAATATDDAQLVERLGEPVCLVEDTLLNLKITTKPDLKLAEQILKNRPAAKPKGVSHPFAADDLFR; translated from the coding sequence ATGAGCCGCTTCGGAGTGATCCTCGTTGCTGCCGGCGGCAGCCGCCGCTTCGGCGACAAGCACTACAAGAAGCCGTTCGCCAACCTCGCGGGGCGTGCGGTCTGGCTTCACTCCGCTGAGCTGTTCCTCAACCGGGAGGACGTCGAGCAGCTGGTCGTGGTGATCGCCGAGGAAGACCGCGAGGACTTCGACCGCCGCTTTGGCGCCAACCGGGCGATCATGGGGTTCGATGTCGCTACCGGCGGAGCGCAGCGTGCCGACTCGGTAGCCGCCGGCCTGGCCAAGATCAAAGACACCGTCGACTTTGTCGCCGTCCACGACGCCGCCCGGCCGTGCGTGACCGACAAGGCAGTGACCAGCGTGTTCGAGGCCGCGGAACGCGCCGGGGCCGCCATCCTGGCTGCGCCGGTCTCGTCCACTCTCAAGCGGGCGGCCCCGCAGGACGGGCACAACGTGATCGCCGAGACCGTGTCCCGCGAGAACCTGTGGGCGGCGCAGACCCCGCAGGTGTTTGCCCGGGCGTTGCTCACGCGGGCCTACGAGCAGCCCAACGCGGCCACGGCAACGGACGACGCTCAACTGGTGGAGCGGCTCGGCGAGCCGGTCTGCCTGGTGGAGGATACGCTGCTGAACCTGAAGATCACCACCAAGCCCGACCTCAAGTTGGCTGAGCAGATCCTCAAGAATCGGCCCGCGGCCAAGCCGAAGGGGGTCAGCCACCCGTTCGCCGCGGACGACCTCTTCCGCTAG
- a CDS encoding pyroglutamyl-peptidase I, which produces MLKILITAYGPYDDWAENASWLALQAFLRDLPDGVEIKTRLYPVDFNQLRTRLESDIADQPDVVLHLGQAPGACRVELEAFGLNIGRDRGAAAEQAFPLASDGPDAYRSRLPLEQWEAALRSEGIPAAVSYHAGAYLCNAALYLTHYFCEQAGREPLATFLHLPLDPSQVLADQRGVASLPVEESARAIGLIVDDLKRRHAPVADGVGIA; this is translated from the coding sequence ATGCTCAAGATCCTGATCACCGCCTACGGGCCGTATGACGACTGGGCGGAAAACGCTAGTTGGCTAGCGCTCCAGGCCTTTTTGCGGGACCTGCCCGACGGCGTGGAGATCAAGACCCGGCTCTACCCGGTCGACTTCAACCAGCTCCGCACTCGGCTTGAATCGGACATTGCCGACCAACCCGACGTGGTGCTCCACCTGGGCCAGGCGCCCGGGGCCTGCCGAGTCGAGCTCGAAGCGTTCGGCCTTAACATCGGTCGCGACCGTGGCGCCGCCGCCGAACAGGCGTTCCCGCTGGCCTCTGACGGGCCGGACGCGTACCGCAGCCGCCTGCCGCTGGAGCAGTGGGAGGCCGCCCTCCGCTCCGAGGGCATCCCGGCGGCGGTCTCGTACCACGCGGGCGCCTACCTTTGCAACGCGGCCCTCTACCTCACCCACTACTTCTGCGAGCAGGCGGGGCGCGAGCCGTTGGCGACCTTCCTCCACCTGCCGCTGGACCCGTCGCAGGTGCTCGCCGACCAACGCGGCGTGGCGTCGCTGCCGGTCGAGGAGTCGGCCCGCGCGATCGGGCTGATCGTCGACGACCTCAAGCGGCGGCACGCGCCGGTGGCCGACGGGGTGGGGATCGCATGA
- the hemP gene encoding hemin uptake protein HemP — protein sequence MNPPPPPGPSSDRPCEPQEIDSQTLMRGQKQLIIRHDGESYRLIVTRNNRLILQK from the coding sequence GTGAATCCACCGCCTCCACCGGGACCCTCCAGCGATCGACCCTGCGAGCCGCAAGAGATCGATAGCCAAACGCTGATGCGGGGTCAGAAGCAGCTCATCATCCGGCACGACGGCGAGAGCTACCGGTTGATCGTCACCCGGAATAACCGATTGATCCTGCAGAAGTAG
- a CDS encoding fatty acid desaturase family protein, with protein MSITTFTEEESRAIANRRTALRFLFFPLQIAAMVLIAHPWPGDHWSVQAFWVLVTSYLMFCWTSCFHETAHQTLFLSHRLSVALGRVLGWLMLVPYTAYRETHIRHHAYLNKPSDWELWPYSDPDSPLWFRRVFVWLDLLAGVFTAPVVYARIFFHRDSPLKPDQRRAVRWEYVGMALFWAAILGYVAYCNAWTTFLLVYVLPYYLAGVYQNGRKLTEHLGMISYDPMLGTRTVVGKSLWTKLCTFLNFDIFVHGPHHRHPRVSHDQLEKLTQEYVAAAEDGSLPIFRTYGAAVRDMAPWMVRNPGVGVNVGAAPPGASRRGEVDNFVADVTTEVLNA; from the coding sequence ATGAGCATCACCACGTTCACCGAGGAAGAGTCTCGGGCCATCGCCAACCGGCGGACGGCCCTGCGGTTCCTGTTCTTCCCGCTGCAGATCGCGGCGATGGTGCTGATCGCCCACCCCTGGCCTGGGGACCACTGGTCGGTGCAGGCGTTCTGGGTGCTGGTCACCAGCTACCTGATGTTCTGCTGGACGAGCTGCTTCCACGAGACCGCCCACCAGACGCTATTCCTCTCGCACCGGCTCAGCGTGGCATTGGGGCGGGTGCTCGGCTGGCTGATGCTGGTCCCGTACACCGCATACCGAGAGACCCACATCCGGCACCACGCGTACCTGAACAAACCGAGCGACTGGGAGCTGTGGCCCTACTCTGACCCGGACTCGCCGCTCTGGTTCCGGCGGGTGTTCGTCTGGCTCGATCTCTTGGCTGGCGTGTTCACCGCGCCGGTGGTCTACGCCCGGATCTTCTTCCACCGCGACTCGCCGCTCAAGCCGGACCAGCGACGCGCGGTGCGGTGGGAGTACGTGGGCATGGCGTTGTTCTGGGCGGCCATCCTGGGGTACGTCGCGTACTGCAACGCCTGGACCACCTTCCTGCTGGTCTACGTGCTGCCGTACTACTTGGCGGGCGTTTATCAGAACGGCCGTAAGCTCACAGAGCACCTTGGCATGATCAGCTACGACCCGATGCTGGGCACACGCACCGTGGTCGGCAAGAGCCTGTGGACCAAGCTCTGCACGTTCCTCAACTTTGACATCTTCGTGCACGGCCCGCACCATCGGCACCCGCGGGTCTCGCACGACCAGCTCGAGAAGCTCACCCAGGAGTACGTCGCGGCCGCCGAAGACGGGTCGCTGCCGATCTTCCGAACCTACGGCGCCGCCGTCCGCGACATGGCGCCCTGGATGGTCCGCAACCCGGGCGTCGGCGTAAACGTCGGCGCCGCCCCGCCCGGCGCCTCCCGCCGCGGCGAGGTCGACAACTTTGTGGCCGACGTCACCACCGAAGTGCTCAACGCATAA
- a CDS encoding alpha-amylase family glycosyl hydrolase — translation MTRLLSDPPASPAPPAAPLPGMGSLPHPNGVAFRVWAPNAEAVFIVGDFNSWVEDATPMSREESGTWYADCPDSKPGDEYRYLIINGDQRLSRIDPYAREVTNSVGNGVIYADEFDWEGDSFELANFNELVIYEMHIGTFNATKDGVPGTFDEAAKKLAYLAKLGVNAVQLMPLAEFAGDYSWGYNPAQIYAVESAYGGPDGLKKFVKLAHQHGIGVILDVVYNHFGPSDLSIWQFDGWSENGKGGIYFYNDWRSKTPWGDTRPDYGRGEVRAFIHDNARMWLRDFHMDGLRYDMTLYIRTVDGGSDIPEGWSLAQWVNSTLAQEFPRAITIAEDLQNNDWLTKPPEWGGAGFSSQWDAGFVHPVRDVVQATNDADRSMGKICGALLHRYNFDAFERVIYSESHDEVANGKQRVPSEISPDDPTSLFAQKRSTLAAVLMFTAPGVPMLFQGQEFLRDGWFDDGRPIDWDQAQEFRGIVRMYRDLIRLRLNRDGVSSGLIGQHIALTHVNDAEKVIAFTRWSGDHAGSRVLVVLNFANKEWTDYRIGFPGPGPWRLRFNSDARVYSEDFDDTPAEDVLPEEHGWDGLSHSSALPLAPYSALIYSTD, via the coding sequence ATGACCCGCCTTTTGAGCGATCCCCCGGCGAGCCCTGCGCCGCCCGCCGCCCCGCTGCCCGGCATGGGCAGCCTGCCCCACCCCAATGGCGTCGCGTTCCGAGTCTGGGCGCCCAACGCCGAAGCCGTGTTTATCGTCGGCGACTTCAACAGCTGGGTTGAGGACGCCACGCCGATGAGCCGCGAGGAGAGTGGCACGTGGTACGCCGACTGCCCCGACTCGAAGCCGGGCGACGAGTACCGGTACCTTATCATCAACGGGGATCAGCGTCTCAGCCGCATTGACCCCTACGCCCGCGAGGTGACCAACTCGGTTGGCAACGGCGTAATCTACGCCGACGAGTTCGACTGGGAGGGGGACAGTTTCGAGCTGGCCAACTTCAACGAGTTGGTCATCTACGAAATGCACATCGGCACCTTCAACGCCACGAAGGACGGCGTGCCGGGGACCTTCGACGAAGCCGCCAAGAAGCTCGCCTACCTCGCGAAACTGGGCGTCAACGCCGTTCAACTCATGCCGCTGGCGGAGTTCGCCGGCGACTACTCGTGGGGTTACAACCCCGCCCAGATCTACGCGGTCGAGTCCGCGTACGGCGGGCCGGACGGGCTCAAGAAGTTCGTCAAGCTCGCCCACCAACACGGCATCGGTGTGATTCTCGATGTGGTCTACAACCATTTCGGGCCGAGCGACCTCTCCATCTGGCAGTTCGACGGCTGGAGCGAGAACGGCAAAGGCGGCATCTACTTCTACAACGACTGGCGTTCCAAGACCCCCTGGGGCGACACCCGCCCCGACTACGGCCGCGGTGAGGTGCGGGCCTTCATCCATGACAACGCCCGGATGTGGCTCCGCGATTTCCACATGGACGGCCTGCGGTACGACATGACCCTGTACATCCGCACGGTCGATGGGGGCTCTGACATCCCAGAGGGTTGGTCGCTGGCCCAGTGGGTCAACTCGACCCTGGCCCAAGAGTTTCCCCGCGCGATCACCATCGCCGAGGACCTGCAGAACAACGACTGGCTTACCAAGCCGCCCGAGTGGGGCGGCGCCGGCTTCAGCAGCCAGTGGGACGCCGGCTTCGTCCACCCCGTTCGTGACGTGGTGCAGGCGACCAACGACGCCGACCGCTCGATGGGAAAGATCTGCGGGGCCCTGCTCCACCGGTACAACTTCGACGCCTTCGAACGCGTCATCTACAGCGAGTCGCACGACGAGGTCGCCAACGGCAAGCAGCGGGTCCCTTCGGAGATCTCGCCCGACGACCCCACCAGCCTGTTCGCTCAGAAGAGATCAACGCTGGCCGCCGTGCTGATGTTCACCGCGCCGGGAGTCCCCATGCTGTTCCAGGGGCAGGAGTTCCTCCGCGACGGGTGGTTCGACGACGGCCGCCCGATTGACTGGGACCAGGCCCAGGAGTTCCGCGGCATCGTGCGAATGTACCGCGACCTGATCCGGCTGCGTCTGAACCGGGACGGCGTCTCCTCCGGGCTGATCGGCCAGCACATCGCGCTGACGCACGTCAACGACGCCGAGAAGGTGATCGCCTTCACCCGCTGGTCGGGCGACCACGCCGGCAGCAGAGTGCTAGTCGTTCTCAACTTTGCCAACAAGGAGTGGACCGACTACCGCATCGGATTCCCCGGGCCCGGCCCGTGGCGGCTGCGCTTCAACAGCGACGCCCGCGTCTACAGCGAGGACTTCGACGACACCCCGGCCGAGGACGTCTTGCCGGAAGAGCATGGCTGGGACGGCTTGTCGCACAGTTCGGCGCTGCCGTTGGCGCCGTACTCGGCGCTCATCTACTCAACCGACTAG
- a CDS encoding succinylglutamate desuccinylase/aspartoacylase family protein, whose protein sequence is MTKKNEPLNVVGVVTPPGATERVELKVSRLPTGTQLTVPLQVVNGAKPGPVMWVSAAVHGDELNGVEIVRRVLERIKARSLAGALIAAPLVNVFGFIDQSRYLPDRRDLNRSFPGSANGSLASRLAHKFLDEVVSNCHFGIDLHTGSNFRTNLPQIRANLSDAQTRACAEAFGAPVVMHAQTRDGSLRHAATKRGIPVLVYEAGEPMRFDEDAISRGVNGVLRVMAHLGMRSRKAPLKPYAGQFIRESVWARAKQGGILRLSVQLGQRVSRKEPLGVIADAFGAEERVVTSPIAGMVIGHTTSPLVHQGDAIIHVGKTAPDA, encoded by the coding sequence ATGACCAAGAAGAACGAGCCGCTGAACGTGGTCGGCGTGGTGACCCCCCCCGGGGCGACCGAGCGTGTGGAACTGAAGGTCTCGCGGCTGCCGACCGGGACCCAGCTCACCGTGCCGCTGCAGGTAGTCAACGGCGCGAAGCCGGGGCCCGTGATGTGGGTGAGCGCCGCGGTCCACGGGGATGAGTTGAACGGCGTCGAGATAGTCCGCCGGGTGCTCGAACGGATCAAGGCCCGCAGCCTGGCCGGGGCGTTGATCGCGGCGCCGCTGGTCAACGTGTTCGGGTTTATCGATCAGTCCCGGTACCTGCCCGACCGGCGGGACCTGAACCGGTCGTTCCCCGGGTCGGCCAACGGGTCGCTCGCCAGTCGGCTGGCGCACAAGTTTCTCGACGAGGTGGTCAGCAATTGCCACTTCGGCATCGACCTGCATACCGGGTCGAACTTCCGGACCAACCTGCCCCAGATCCGCGCCAACCTGTCGGACGCGCAGACCCGCGCCTGCGCCGAGGCGTTCGGCGCGCCGGTGGTGATGCACGCCCAGACGCGTGACGGCAGCCTCCGCCACGCGGCCACCAAGCGGGGCATCCCGGTGCTGGTGTACGAGGCCGGCGAGCCGATGCGGTTCGACGAGGACGCCATCAGCCGCGGCGTCAACGGCGTGCTGCGCGTCATGGCCCACCTCGGGATGCGGTCCCGCAAGGCGCCGCTGAAACCCTACGCCGGGCAGTTCATCCGCGAGAGCGTGTGGGCCCGGGCCAAGCAGGGGGGGATCCTCAGGCTGTCGGTTCAGCTGGGCCAGCGGGTGAGCCGCAAGGAGCCGCTGGGCGTGATCGCCGACGCATTTGGGGCCGAGGAGCGGGTCGTGACCTCGCCGATTGCGGGGATGGTGATCGGGCACACCACCAGCCCGCTGGTGCACCAGGGTGACGCGATCATCCACGTCGGCAAGACCGCCCCAGACGCCTGA
- a CDS encoding PEP-CTERM sorting domain-containing protein: protein MKMFARVSCLVLLAAVGQANGAVLVPNSIDAPFEDWSRGYDDSTYAEWDAFTSAFGAPNSPDVGEVENAAATLQQTSFGAIITSTNNIYSPAGPSAFDVNIPGLGLGAGTTRVVAQIVLSAFGTELDTDSVLLTPAAGSAAAPTYTVAGAGAGVLEYLFAWDVPGNDSSYQLQFAAGGAHMSLDRVVVDTYTQADAFTAFPTNVPEPATAALAALGLLTAVGVRRRATQG, encoded by the coding sequence ATGAAGATGTTTGCTCGAGTTAGTTGCCTCGTTCTGCTGGCCGCGGTCGGCCAAGCGAACGGCGCGGTTCTTGTTCCCAACAGCATCGACGCTCCGTTCGAGGACTGGTCGCGCGGCTACGACGACTCGACGTACGCCGAGTGGGACGCCTTCACCTCGGCGTTCGGCGCGCCCAACTCGCCGGACGTTGGCGAGGTTGAGAACGCCGCGGCGACGCTCCAGCAAACCTCCTTCGGTGCGATCATCACCAGCACCAACAACATCTACTCGCCGGCCGGGCCTTCCGCGTTCGACGTGAACATCCCAGGCCTCGGCCTCGGCGCCGGCACGACGCGCGTGGTTGCCCAGATCGTGCTTTCGGCCTTCGGCACGGAACTCGATACGGATTCGGTCCTGCTAACGCCCGCCGCCGGGTCCGCTGCGGCCCCCACCTACACCGTGGCCGGCGCCGGAGCCGGAGTCCTTGAGTACCTGTTCGCCTGGGACGTGCCCGGGAACGATTCGAGCTACCAACTTCAGTTCGCCGCGGGCGGCGCCCACATGAGCCTCGACCGCGTCGTGGTGGACACGTACACCCAGGCCGACGCCTTCACAGCCTTTCCGACGAACGTCCCCGAGCCGGCGACCGCGGCACTAGCCGCCCTGGGGCTGCTCACCGCGGTCGGCGTTCGCCGCCGGGCCACGCAAGGCTAA
- a CDS encoding ribulokinase, translating to MTVSYAIGVDYGTNSVRALVVDISTGREVATHVYDYPSGDAGILLDPKDPNLARQSPADYLEGFRVSVREAVKAAAADQDFSPESVVGIGVDTTGSTPIPVDASGTALALLDQFKDNPAAHAWLWKDHTSHAEAEEITRVAKERGEPYLAKCGGVYSSEWYWSKILHCLRTQPEVAKAAASWVELADYIPAHVTGNTDPATLPRGICAAGHKAMYSEEWGGLPSVEFLESLEPGLSRYRYETKAVASDQLAGKLCPDVAEAVGLPAGVAVAVGAFDAHMGAVGAGCGDGSLVKIMGTSTCDCVPAPLSAKLPDIPGLCGVVPESIMPGMYGLEAGQSAVGDIFNWFVRYLSPSEYGNDAQAHVKLTDDAAKLKPGESGLLALDWNNGNRTVLVDPRLTGLLIGQTLHTTAPEVYRALVEATAFGALTIIRRFEEYGVNVNEVINCGGIAEKNAFVMQVYADVCNRPMKVSRSAQTCALGAAIFGSVAGGAHSDVPSAQAAMTGVKDVVYEPIAENAAVYERLYGLYKQLHDAFGGQNRSADLGGVMKELMDIRQSARKG from the coding sequence ATGACGGTCAGTTATGCAATCGGCGTAGACTACGGCACCAACAGCGTCCGGGCGTTGGTGGTGGATATTTCAACCGGCCGCGAGGTCGCAACCCACGTCTACGACTACCCCAGCGGCGACGCGGGCATCCTGCTGGACCCCAAGGACCCGAACCTTGCTCGGCAGAGCCCGGCCGACTACCTGGAGGGGTTCCGCGTCTCGGTCCGCGAGGCGGTCAAGGCGGCGGCCGCGGACCAAGACTTTTCGCCCGAGTCGGTGGTTGGCATCGGGGTCGACACGACCGGCTCCACCCCGATCCCGGTCGACGCCAGCGGCACGGCGCTGGCACTGCTCGACCAGTTCAAGGACAACCCGGCCGCGCACGCGTGGCTGTGGAAGGACCACACCTCGCACGCCGAAGCGGAGGAGATCACCCGCGTCGCCAAGGAGCGGGGCGAACCCTACCTGGCCAAGTGCGGCGGCGTGTACTCGTCGGAGTGGTACTGGTCGAAGATCCTGCACTGCCTGCGGACCCAGCCCGAGGTCGCGAAGGCGGCCGCCAGCTGGGTCGAGCTGGCCGACTACATCCCGGCCCACGTCACAGGCAACACCGACCCGGCCACGCTGCCACGCGGCATCTGCGCCGCCGGGCACAAGGCGATGTATAGCGAGGAGTGGGGCGGCCTGCCGAGCGTTGAGTTCCTCGAGTCGCTGGAGCCAGGCCTGTCCCGGTACCGCTACGAGACCAAAGCCGTTGCGTCCGACCAGCTCGCAGGCAAGCTCTGCCCTGATGTCGCCGAGGCGGTCGGGCTGCCAGCGGGAGTCGCGGTCGCCGTGGGCGCGTTCGACGCGCACATGGGCGCTGTCGGCGCCGGCTGCGGCGACGGCTCGCTGGTCAAGATCATGGGCACCAGCACCTGCGACTGCGTCCCAGCGCCGCTGAGCGCAAAGCTGCCAGACATCCCGGGTTTGTGCGGCGTCGTGCCCGAATCGATCATGCCCGGCATGTACGGGCTGGAGGCGGGCCAGTCGGCCGTGGGTGACATCTTCAACTGGTTCGTGCGGTATTTGTCGCCCTCCGAGTACGGCAACGACGCTCAGGCACACGTCAAGCTGACGGACGACGCGGCCAAACTGAAGCCGGGCGAGTCGGGCCTGTTGGCGCTCGACTGGAACAACGGCAACCGCACCGTGCTGGTCGACCCGCGGCTCACGGGCCTGCTGATTGGCCAGACCCTGCACACCACAGCGCCCGAAGTGTACCGGGCCCTGGTCGAGGCAACCGCGTTCGGCGCTCTGACCATCATCCGCCGCTTCGAGGAGTACGGCGTCAACGTCAACGAGGTGATCAACTGCGGCGGCATCGCCGAGAAGAACGCGTTCGTGATGCAGGTCTACGCCGACGTCTGCAACCGCCCGATGAAGGTCAGCCGCTCCGCCCAGACCTGTGCCCTGGGGGCGGCGATCTTTGGCTCCGTGGCCGGCGGCGCGCACTCGGACGTGCCGTCCGCCCAGGCGGCGATGACCGGGGTGAAGGACGTGGTCTACGAGCCGATCGCGGAGAACGCCGCGGTGTACGAGCGGCTGTACGGCCTGTACAAGCAGCTGCACGACGCCTTCGGCGGGCAGAACCGCTCGGCCGACCTGGGCGGAGTGATGAAGGAACTGATGGACATCCGGCAATCCGCCCGGAAAGGCTGA
- a CDS encoding dockerin type I repeat-containing protein: MRSTAILTTCLISNAGLAESYSHVSAHPEIQMWTYPNASAAGGASVQSRGPTFAAFLGEDSGTGQTVPVPGSGAGPSRLASVLVATDTSQTVPTGLPLSQYQVDSLRVTVTLVGSLIYEPAGYTLPYDNTLDDLESLINGTDDPGRPIEMYGVGLQGDYSGFGFDDTADPATLQLGDPRWRRFREGEEGYIEGEPAAGQPIAPYQFYAVDAQGRDAENSISGGYSATDPTGETEPFFADALAVGKVYGAGGEELTPGTLMNSGDQLIFEPNLANPGILSYVQQSLANGALGFMFSSLHEPGGQAATAAYPDFYLDDLDVGNNPDGAAPLIELSVTVGEALPGDYDGDGVVDAFDYALWREQFGGPGPEADGNGDGTVDAADYTVWRDNLPPASAATAAPEPSSVAMLGLFGVAMAFCGWAEWFVRPNRNGEG, encoded by the coding sequence GTGCGTTCCACCGCGATCCTCACGACCTGCCTGATTTCCAACGCGGGCCTGGCGGAGTCCTACAGCCACGTCAGCGCCCATCCCGAGATCCAGATGTGGACCTACCCCAACGCATCCGCCGCCGGCGGGGCGTCGGTGCAGAGCCGGGGCCCCACCTTCGCTGCGTTCCTCGGTGAGGACTCGGGAACAGGCCAGACGGTCCCCGTGCCCGGCAGCGGCGCCGGGCCGTCCCGCCTGGCAAGCGTGCTGGTCGCCACCGACACGTCTCAGACCGTGCCCACCGGGCTGCCGCTGAGCCAGTACCAGGTGGACTCGCTGCGGGTCACGGTGACGCTGGTCGGCAGCCTGATCTACGAGCCGGCCGGGTACACGCTGCCGTACGACAACACACTCGACGACCTCGAGTCGCTGATCAATGGAACGGACGACCCGGGCCGACCGATTGAGATGTACGGCGTCGGCCTGCAGGGCGACTACAGCGGGTTTGGGTTCGACGATACGGCGGACCCCGCTACGCTGCAGCTAGGCGACCCCCGCTGGCGGCGTTTCCGCGAGGGGGAAGAGGGGTACATCGAAGGCGAGCCGGCGGCGGGTCAGCCGATCGCCCCCTACCAGTTCTACGCCGTAGACGCTCAGGGACGGGACGCGGAGAACTCCATCTCCGGCGGCTACAGCGCGACCGACCCGACCGGTGAGACGGAGCCGTTCTTCGCGGACGCCCTCGCGGTTGGCAAGGTGTACGGCGCCGGGGGGGAGGAGCTCACTCCGGGCACGCTGATGAACAGCGGCGACCAGCTGATCTTCGAGCCCAACCTCGCCAACCCGGGCATCTTGAGCTACGTGCAGCAGTCGCTCGCCAACGGCGCCTTGGGATTCATGTTCTCGTCGCTGCACGAGCCGGGCGGGCAGGCCGCGACCGCCGCCTACCCTGACTTCTACCTCGACGACCTCGACGTGGGGAACAATCCGGACGGCGCCGCGCCCCTTATTGAGCTGTCGGTCACCGTCGGTGAGGCTCTGCCGGGCGACTACGACGGCGACGGCGTCGTCGACGCGTTCGACTACGCCTTGTGGCGGGAGCAGTTCGGCGGCCCCGGACCGGAGGCCGACGGAAACGGGGATGGCACTGTCGACGCGGCCGACTACACGGTCTGGCGGGACAATCTTCCGCCGGCCAGTGCGGCGACCGCCGCCCCTGAGCCCTCCAGCGTGGCGATGCTGGGGCTGTTTGGCGTGGCGATGGCGTTCTGCGGATGGGCCGAGTGGTTCGTCCGGCCTAATCGAAACGGGGAGGGTTGA
- a CDS encoding aldose epimerase family protein yields MLKPLTFCLLGLIAMPTLAGSVDKSSFGKTSSGEAVDKYTVKNDSGMSIELLTRGATLAAIDVPDRDGKVADVAFGFDTVADYESDKNQYFGHTIGRYGNRITAGKFSLDGKDYELAANNEGNHLHGGVEESFDKVVWDAEPFSGPDGSGVKFSHTSPDGSEGYPGELTAEVTYTLTNDNEVRIEYKATTDKPTVINLTNHAYFNLEGAGADTINDHVLMINADNYTPGSADSIMTTGEIKPVAGTALDFRKPTRIGDRVDEYNDSPELGYDHNLVLNRKGASEGELVTAAVLKDPKSGRTLTVKTTEPGLQFYGGNFLTGQAGKDGQSYAYRSGLCLETQHFPDSPNKQGKEGWPSVVLRPGETYTHTCIYAFGVDK; encoded by the coding sequence ATGTTGAAACCCCTTACGTTCTGTTTGTTAGGCCTGATCGCCATGCCCACGCTCGCCGGTTCCGTTGACAAGTCGTCTTTTGGCAAGACCAGCTCCGGTGAGGCGGTCGACAAGTACACCGTCAAGAACGACAGCGGCATGTCGATCGAGCTGCTCACCCGCGGCGCCACGCTGGCGGCTATCGACGTGCCCGACCGCGACGGCAAGGTGGCCGACGTGGCCTTCGGCTTCGACACCGTGGCCGACTACGAGTCCGACAAGAACCAGTACTTCGGCCACACGATCGGCCGCTACGGAAACCGGATCACCGCCGGCAAGTTCTCGCTCGACGGCAAGGACTACGAGCTGGCCGCCAACAATGAGGGCAACCACCTCCACGGCGGCGTCGAGGAGAGCTTTGACAAAGTCGTGTGGGACGCCGAGCCATTCAGCGGCCCGGACGGGTCGGGCGTAAAGTTCTCGCACACCAGCCCCGACGGCTCTGAGGGCTACCCGGGCGAGCTGACCGCCGAGGTCACCTACACGCTGACCAACGACAACGAGGTCCGTATCGAGTACAAGGCGACCACCGACAAGCCCACCGTTATTAACCTCACCAACCACGCCTACTTCAACCTCGAGGGGGCCGGCGCCGACACCATCAACGACCACGTGCTGATGATCAACGCCGACAACTACACGCCCGGCAGCGCCGACTCGATCATGACGACCGGCGAGATCAAGCCGGTGGCGGGCACGGCGCTCGACTTCCGCAAGCCGACCCGTATCGGCGACCGCGTCGACGAGTACAACGACAGCCCCGAGCTCGGCTACGACCACAACCTCGTGCTCAACCGTAAGGGCGCCTCCGAGGGCGAACTGGTCACCGCGGCCGTGCTGAAGGACCCCAAGTCGGGCCGCACGCTCACCGTGAAGACCACCGAGCCCGGCCTCCAATTCTACGGCGGCAACTTCCTGACGGGCCAGGCGGGCAAGGACGGCCAGTCCTACGCCTACCGCAGCGGCCTCTGCCTCGAGACGCAGCACTTCCCGGACTCGCCTAACAAGCAGGGCAAAGAGGGTTGGCCCAGCGTGGTGCTGCGGCCGGGCGAGACCTACACTCACACCTGCATCTACGCGTTCGGAGTGGACAAGTAG